From a single Miscanthus floridulus cultivar M001 chromosome 8, ASM1932011v1, whole genome shotgun sequence genomic region:
- the LOC136473898 gene encoding uncharacterized protein — MDDDDDFTFPTVAAAAAPGTTAPERQLGRDDDTAVPHLLQLPALPNLAAASPLWPFAGSVPKTTTTTTAPPSSPTVTADDEQERSAVAEEEDHRVAADEDRMDRLWEATITTTSSTRSIATAPAPESRSVAGHAGPPPQPKQRAVAAADVDDDKQRAAALADAERMDKLWESFNEDLVLRHRDRGRRSKSAAGINIKVSAGGPDDDPSDDDRWYLCNYSPPSSGAAADESSDQETSASSPAEQRRGYGCAPTMLRASSRAGGAGQFCGAARRRRGGRGAAAGWALLLRLFRRLFAVDKTAPSSSRSHSSLYVP; from the coding sequence atggacgacgacgacgacttcaCCTTCCCCaccgttgccgccgccgccgcgccggggacaacggcgccagaaaggCAGCTCGGCCGCGACGACGACACGGCGGTGCCGCACCTGCTCCAGCTCCCTGCGCTTCCCAACCTCGCCGCGGCCTCCCCTCTGTGGCCGTTCGCGGGCTCCGTTcccaagacgacgacgacgaccacggcgccgccgtcgtccccgACCGTGACGGCGGACGACGAACAAGAGCGCAGCGccgtggcagaggaggaggaccatcgTGTCGCTGCTGACGAGGACAGGATGGATCGGCTATGGGAAGCTACAatcaccaccaccagcagcaccAGGTCCATCGCGACAGCGCCGGCGCCGGAGTCAAGGAGCGTCGCCGGCCACGCGGGGCCGCCGCCGCAACCGAAGCAGCGCGCCGTGGCGGCCGCTGACGTGGACGACGACAAGCAGCGCGCCGCGGCGCTGGCCGACGCGGAGCGGATGGACAAGCTGTGGGAGAGCTTCAACGAGGACCTCGTCCTGCGGCACCGGGACCGAGGCCGCCGCTCCAAGTCCGCCGCCGGCATCAACATCAAGGTGTCAGCGGGAGGTCCGGACGACGACCCGTCCGACGACGACCGCTGGTACCTCTGCAACTACTCGCCGCCGTCGTcgggcgccgccgccgacgagtCGTCCGACCAGGAGACGTCGGCGTCGTCCCCCGCGGAGCAGCGGCGCGGGTACGGGTGCGCGCCCACGATGCTGCGCGCGTCGTCGCGCGCAGGCGGGGCGGGCCAGTTCTGCGGCGCCGCCCGCCGCCGGCGGGGCGGCCGCGGGGCGGCGGCCGGGTGGGCCCTCCTGCTCAGGCTGTTCCGGAGGCTCTTCGCCGTCGACAAGACGGCGCCGTCGTCGTCCCGCAGCCACAGCAGCCTCTACGTGCCATGA